The following DNA comes from Candidatus Woesearchaeota archaeon.
AAAATATTCTCATGACATATTCAAAACATAAGTAAATCTTAGTGTCTGCTTGACATAAAGATTTATTTGAAAGCATAAGTTGATTTATACTAATTTTTATATGCTATTAAGCAAACGGATATTTATTTTATCTGCTGAATCAACAACTAGATCTGCTTTGGAAAAATCTTGCCTTTCAGTATATTTGTTCGGGATAGCAATGCATTTCATTCCTGCATTTTTTGCAGCTTCTACACCCACAGATGAATCTTCTATTACGACACAATCCTTCGGGTTTAAATCTAATTTTTTTGCAGTTATCTCATATGATTCTGGATTTGGCTTTCTCTTTTTATAATCTTCAAATGTGACTATAACATCAAAAATATTTTCTAAATCGGCTTTTTTTAAAACTTGCAAAGTACTTTTCAAATTAGAAGAAGTAGTTAGTGCAATAGGTATTTTTAGTTCATGCAATTTTTTGATCAAAGAAATTGTTTTTACAAAAAAAGGAGTTGATTCTAAGAGCTCATAATATGTTTTTCTTTGAATTTTTCTAAATTCTTCATAAGAAAAATCATACTTTTCCAAGAAGAATTTTTTATAATCATTAGGATGTCTGCCCGCAATCCGATCTTTTTCCTCTTCTTTTATTGATATTCCCAATTCATTGAATGCTTCAACCGCAGACTTTATATTTGCTGATTCAGAATCAAGTATTACCCCGTCCCTGTCAAATATGACTGCTTTTGTCATAAACAGCAATAAAATCTTAGTTATTTAAAAGGTTTTTGATATAATAAATCCTCTACAGTCCCATATCTGCAGCTAGGCAGGAAAAAGCGTTTTCGCCATTTTCTACAAGTAACCATTTGATATTCTTCGCACAGAATTCCAGTTCCATCTGATGTGGCATGCTGTACTTCTTCTAACGGCATGTTCAAATCTCTGGCTATAGATGCGTCTGAAAAGACAGGATACCAATTATTCCCGTGTTTGCTTCTTAAATCCAAAGATTTTTTTAAAACATGTTCGAGAATTGGCAATGTAGATGGTTCAATTTCACCTGCAAATGACAGGTTTTCATTGTCAACAGCCATTTCAACTTTTTCTTGAATGCACTCAGGGATATACAGCCCCTTCTGCCTTGAGATTATTTTTGATTTTGATTTGTAAACTCTCCCAGACTCTGTATACCTCGCATCAAACCCTTCTTTCTCTATGCTATCACTAATAGCACGAAGTTGCTCAAAATCCGGAAATGTTCCGATATAAATGGTTGAACAATGCCCATCAAATCTCTGAAAGAAAACGCCAACTACGCCATAAAGCTCTTCCTGCAGCAATCTCCTCAATTGATGTATTGAAAGTCCAAGGTTTTTCTGTATTGTTTTAAAATCTGTTCCAACTTCATTTAAATACTCCTCGGATTTCTGCCTTTCGATTGTTTTCTTTGAAGGCTGCTCTAATTGGGCTAAAACATCTATTGCTCTCTCAGACAAGCGATAAGTATATTGCATGGGGAGAGAATCATGCACCCTTATATAAAATTAACGAAGCGTCATCTTATCTTAATGGTCTTCTCCTTGTCTTTCAATCCATAGATTATTTTTACATCTTTTTTCAATAATCTTTTAAAAAACCTTATGATTTCAATATTCGCCTTGTTCTCTTCAGGATGAGCTTTCACATTCAGCCTTAATGCGCCTTTTTCCTGATCATAGCAGATGATCTCTGTTTTAGAAGAATTGGGCTTTGCAATGATCTTTATTTTTTCCTTGTCTTTTAAGAAATCTGAAAAATTATTCATTTTTTATCCCTCTAAATAAACTTTATGGAATATTTACAAATATCTTATGCTATCAATAATCGATATCAGATCTTT
Coding sequences within:
- a CDS encoding HAD family phosphatase, producing the protein MTKAVIFDRDGVILDSESANIKSAVEAFNELGISIKEEEKDRIAGRHPNDYKKFFLEKYDFSYEEFRKIQRKTYYELLESTPFFVKTISLIKKLHELKIPIALTTSSNLKSTLQVLKKADLENIFDVIVTFEDYKKRKPNPESYEITAKKLDLNPKDCVVIEDSSVGVEAAKNAGMKCIAIPNKYTERQDFSKADLVVDSADKINIRLLNSI
- a CDS encoding DUF167 domain-containing protein, with the translated sequence MNNFSDFLKDKEKIKIIAKPNSSKTEIICYDQEKGALRLNVKAHPEENKANIEIIRFFKRLLKKDVKIIYGLKDKEKTIKIR